A stretch of Clostridium formicaceticum DNA encodes these proteins:
- the acpS gene encoding holo-ACP synthase, with the protein MFIGIDIVEIKRIKGLLDKGKYIEKVFTQNEIALVKDIKERRRIEILAGRFTAKEAAVKALGTGFAEGILLTDIETIKDEKGKPLMFLYNKAKEKANTMNIQKFNVSISHCKDYAVAMVVFEGETNNKGGF; encoded by the coding sequence ATGTTTATTGGTATCGATATTGTAGAGATTAAAAGAATAAAAGGGCTATTAGATAAAGGGAAGTATATAGAAAAAGTTTTTACCCAAAATGAGATAGCTTTAGTTAAAGATATAAAGGAAAGACGAAGGATAGAGATTCTGGCAGGAAGATTTACAGCTAAAGAAGCGGCAGTCAAAGCTTTAGGTACGGGATTTGCTGAAGGAATTTTGCTAACAGATATTGAGACCATAAAAGATGAAAAGGGAAAGCCCCTTATGTTTTTATACAATAAAGCAAAGGAAAAGGCTAACACAATGAATATACAAAAATTCAATGTATCTATATCCCACTGCAAAGATTATGCTGTGGCAATGGTAGTTTTTGAAGGAGAGACAAACAATAAAGGGGGTTTTTAA
- the neuC gene encoding UDP-N-acetylglucosamine 2-epimerase, whose amino-acid sequence MRKKRFAVITGTRAEYGLLYPLIQEINKDTEIDMDLIVTGSHLAESYGKTISFIESDGIKIDHTVDMEIQGDKETEICSSIAIGLEKFSDTLERYSFDGLIILGDRYELLAVCTAAIIHRVPIIHINGGEVTEGAIDDAIRHAITKMASIHFPSLNIYKKRIIQMGENPKRVHLVGSLAMDNMKNINLMTQEEISEYTKINFAKKVALMTYHPVTLNSLEESTKEVQEIMEALLETDLITLITMPNADAGSQKIYNKMLDYIEKNSNKFYLRNNLGQRGYLSVMKHAKLMIGNSSSGIGESPYFKIGVVNVGERQKGRFRTPNIVDCQGHKQDILNNIKWVLSEEFQQKVKNMQNPYGEGDTAKKIVQVLRQTDFRNKEALLKKGFYDLI is encoded by the coding sequence ATGAGAAAAAAAAGGTTTGCTGTTATTACTGGAACTAGAGCTGAATATGGGTTGCTATATCCATTAATACAAGAAATAAATAAGGATACAGAAATAGATATGGACTTGATTGTTACAGGGTCCCATCTTGCTGAATCCTATGGAAAAACCATTAGCTTTATAGAAAGCGATGGCATAAAAATAGACCATACTGTAGATATGGAGATACAAGGAGACAAAGAAACAGAAATCTGTTCTTCCATTGCAATAGGATTAGAAAAATTTTCAGATACACTTGAAAGGTATTCTTTTGATGGACTTATTATACTGGGGGATCGCTATGAACTATTAGCAGTATGCACAGCTGCTATAATTCATAGAGTGCCAATTATTCATATCAATGGAGGAGAAGTTACAGAAGGAGCTATTGATGATGCCATAAGGCATGCTATCACTAAGATGGCATCGATTCATTTTCCTTCTTTAAATATATATAAAAAGAGAATTATACAAATGGGAGAAAATCCAAAACGTGTTCATTTAGTAGGCTCACTAGCAATGGATAATATGAAAAATATAAACTTGATGACGCAGGAGGAAATCTCTGAATACACTAAAATAAATTTTGCAAAAAAAGTAGCATTGATGACTTATCATCCTGTTACATTAAACAGTTTAGAAGAATCAACAAAAGAAGTACAAGAAATTATGGAAGCTTTATTAGAAACCGACTTAATTACCTTGATCACCATGCCTAATGCAGATGCTGGCAGTCAAAAAATTTACAATAAGATGTTAGATTATATTGAAAAAAATTCCAATAAATTTTACTTGCGAAATAACTTAGGACAAAGAGGATATTTAAGTGTCATGAAACATGCAAAGTTAATGATAGGTAATTCTTCCAGTGGTATCGGAGAAAGCCCCTACTTCAAGATAGGGGTAGTTAATGTAGGAGAAAGGCAGAAAGGTAGATTTCGGACGCCTAATATTGTTGATTGTCAAGGCCACAAACAAGATATACTAAACAACATTAAATGGGTGCTTTCTGAAGAATTTCAACAAAAAGTGAAAAACATGCAAAATCCTTATGGAGAGGGAGATACGGCAAAAAAAATAGTACAAGTATTAAGACAGACAGATTTCAGGAATAAAGAAGCATTGCTTAAAAAAGGATTTTATGATTTGATTTAA
- the neuB gene encoding N-acetylneuraminate synthase, whose product MGCFIIAEAGVNHNGDLKLAKKLVDIAVEAKCDAVKFQTFKAELGLTKSARKAAYQVENTGQDGTQYEMVKKLELNETDHIELISYCKGKKILFLSTPFDKESVDLLHRLDVAMFKVASGEITNKPLLKYIAKKEKPIILSTGMSTLGEVEEALEWIYQENNRQVTLLHCTSSYPTQMIDVNLKAMETLKNAFQVDVGYSDHTLGIEIPTAAVALGAKIIEKHITLNKEMEGPDHKASLEPHELKQMVAAIRNVEAALGNGIKKVADGEKDTLIVARKSIVAKRRIKQGEVVTEEMLCVKRPGNGISPKNIGQVVGLKAKANIEEDTLITLKDFW is encoded by the coding sequence ATGGGATGTTTCATTATTGCAGAAGCAGGAGTAAATCATAATGGAGACTTAAAACTAGCTAAAAAGCTGGTAGATATTGCAGTAGAAGCTAAGTGCGATGCCGTAAAATTTCAAACCTTTAAAGCGGAGTTAGGTTTGACGAAATCTGCTCGTAAGGCAGCATATCAAGTAGAAAACACAGGACAAGATGGAACACAATATGAGATGGTTAAGAAGTTAGAACTAAATGAAACGGATCATATAGAATTGATAAGCTATTGTAAAGGCAAGAAAATATTATTTCTTTCTACACCTTTTGATAAGGAATCGGTGGATTTATTACACAGATTAGATGTTGCTATGTTTAAGGTTGCTTCAGGAGAAATTACAAACAAGCCTTTGCTTAAATACATTGCAAAAAAAGAAAAGCCAATTATTCTGTCTACAGGGATGTCTACTTTAGGGGAAGTAGAAGAAGCGCTGGAATGGATTTATCAAGAAAACAATAGGCAAGTGACACTCCTACATTGCACTTCAAGCTATCCAACCCAGATGATAGATGTCAACTTAAAAGCAATGGAAACTTTAAAAAATGCTTTTCAGGTAGATGTAGGATATTCTGATCATACCCTCGGAATAGAAATACCAACAGCTGCTGTAGCATTAGGTGCTAAGATCATAGAAAAACATATAACCCTTAACAAAGAAATGGAAGGGCCAGATCACAAAGCCTCCCTAGAACCCCATGAATTAAAGCAAATGGTAGCAGCAATTCGCAATGTTGAAGCTGCATTAGGGAACGGAATAAAAAAAGTGGCAGATGGAGAAAAAGATACGTTGATCGTAGCTAGAAAAAGTATTGTAGCAAAGCGAAGAATTAAACAGGGAGAAGTGGTCACCGAGGAAATGCTCTGTGTGAAGAGACCTGGCAATGGGATATCACCTAAAAATATAGGACAGGTAGTGGGGCTCAAAGCAAAAGCAAATATTGAAGAGGATACACTGATTACACTAAAAGATTTTTGGTAA
- a CDS encoding cytidylyltransferase domain-containing protein: MKKTDEKILCIIPARGGSKGVKRKNIKPLRGKPLIGWTIDEAKKSKYIDRIIVSTEDEEIRRVSEKLDVEVLIRPEELAQDHTPSIDVVFHTLDELKEGGYVPDLVVLLQCTSPLRKAKHIDEALSMLIQNKKNADGIVSVTKEEHPPWWLKKVDEDGYLTDFLEDQDNKFTRRQDFPDVYRLNGVIYVTKTETLHKEKSFITNKTMSYVMDRNASIDIDTEEDFLLAEIYFR, from the coding sequence ATGAAAAAAACAGATGAAAAGATATTGTGTATTATACCAGCTCGTGGTGGTTCGAAGGGTGTAAAAAGAAAAAATATTAAACCTTTAAGAGGAAAACCTTTAATAGGGTGGACAATTGATGAAGCTAAAAAATCTAAGTATATCGATAGAATTATTGTGTCTACAGAGGATGAGGAGATTCGAAGAGTAAGTGAAAAGTTAGATGTTGAAGTGTTAATAAGACCAGAGGAATTAGCACAAGACCATACGCCTTCAATCGATGTAGTTTTTCACACATTAGATGAACTAAAAGAAGGGGGATACGTACCGGACTTAGTAGTATTATTACAATGTACATCTCCCTTAAGAAAAGCTAAGCATATAGATGAAGCGCTTTCTATGCTAATACAAAACAAAAAAAATGCAGATGGAATAGTTTCAGTAACAAAAGAGGAGCATCCACCATGGTGGTTGAAGAAGGTAGATGAAGATGGTTACTTGACCGACTTTTTAGAAGATCAAGATAATAAATTTACTAGGAGACAGGACTTCCCAGACGTTTACCGCTTGAACGGCGTTATATATGTAACAAAGACAGAGACACTTCATAAAGAGAAGTCTTTTATTACTAATAAAACCATGTCTTATGTAATGGATAGAAATGCTTCAATTGATATTGATACGGAGGAAGATTTTTTGCTAGCCGAAATCTATTTTAGGTAA
- a CDS encoding glycosyltransferase: MVKVSVLMLTYNHENYIKEAIESVLRQDTSFTYELVIGEDCSTDNTRKIITAYKKEYPDIIKLNLHNRNVGGRKNFISTLPMCQGQYVALLEGDDYWTDEKKLQKQIEFLDNNLDCSFCAHSYKIYNEGTKNFVGDRVFSNAKFNLKDFLKGDANNNREPNQWYMRTLSIMFRKEALDKPPTIWYQVPYGDYIFHILFLEKGLGYCSEEIMGVYRINPNSATNKDPSKHDELILQCRKLALGYVPEKYRHYIQQSIDGLILRKKYSSLMNRLKYAMSREKVIDYFNRKSFNRIAIYGAGTSGNLLANKLENSTIAISFFIDKNILSSDNRTVIKPEEIDEGFSVDAIIITPVFDFDNIKASLLKNKVNAEIISLCDIVENV, encoded by the coding sequence ATGGTAAAAGTTAGTGTCTTAATGCTTACTTACAATCATGAAAACTATATAAAAGAAGCGATAGAAAGTGTTTTGAGGCAAGATACAAGTTTTACATACGAATTAGTTATAGGCGAAGACTGCTCTACTGACAATACAAGAAAAATAATTACAGCGTATAAAAAGGAATATCCTGATATAATTAAATTAAATTTGCACAATCGTAATGTTGGTGGGAGAAAAAATTTTATTTCTACTTTGCCCATGTGCCAAGGTCAGTATGTGGCATTACTTGAAGGTGATGATTATTGGACAGATGAGAAAAAGCTTCAAAAACAAATAGAATTTTTAGATAATAATCTTGATTGTAGCTTTTGTGCTCATTCTTATAAGATATATAATGAGGGTACTAAAAACTTTGTAGGTGATAGGGTTTTTAGCAACGCTAAGTTTAATCTGAAAGATTTTTTAAAAGGAGATGCAAATAATAATAGAGAACCGAATCAATGGTACATGAGAACCCTTAGTATTATGTTTAGAAAAGAAGCCTTAGACAAGCCACCAACAATTTGGTATCAGGTTCCTTATGGGGACTATATATTTCACATACTATTTTTAGAAAAAGGATTGGGCTATTGTTCAGAAGAGATTATGGGGGTATATAGAATAAATCCCAATAGTGCCACCAACAAGGATCCTAGTAAACATGATGAGTTAATACTTCAGTGTAGAAAGTTAGCTTTAGGATATGTGCCTGAAAAGTATAGGCATTATATCCAACAAAGTATAGATGGTTTAATTCTTAGAAAAAAATATTCTAGTCTGATGAACCGTTTAAAGTATGCAATGAGCAGGGAGAAAGTTATAGATTATTTTAACAGGAAAAGCTTTAATAGGATAGCTATATATGGAGCAGGAACTTCAGGCAATTTATTAGCGAATAAGCTAGAAAATTCTACTATTGCTATTTCATTTTTTATAGATAAAAATATACTATCCTCTGATAATAGAACTGTAATAAAGCCTGAAGAAATAGATGAAGGTTTCTCTGTAGATGCGATTATTATTACGCCAGTTTTCGATTTTGATAATATTAAAGCATCTCTATTGAAAAACAAAGTAAACGCTGAAATTATATCATTATGCGATATCGTAGAGAATGTCTAG